tgcaaatacctggTTTATCCCTACACGAAACAAACATCATTCACTAGGTATGGGGTGCAACATGCAATCTGACAATTTAATGGCTTCCCCAGGTGTTTCGCTGCTCTGTGTAACAAGAAGTGGACATGGCGAAATAAAAGGAACTCAGGGTCATGTCATCTACCTTGGCAACGCAGCATGAATTGATAAAGcttatctttatctttatcGCATTGCTGGTGAATTTAAGAATATAGTTAAACTTGATCCTTCGTACAAGATATGCTTAAGATATCTCTACAGGCATTTAAATGTCataaagttttttatttatggCGAAGCACATACCCTACACCTTTTGAACGTCTTGAATTCCTGTCCGTTATCAACCTGACGTCCCTTACCTGTACAGACAAGGAAATTACAACTTATGAAACCAGTGTGCCGCAAGAAATAGACCAGTTGTATCGGAAAAGAGTAGTAGATGCGGCTGTCTCGCCCATACAAGCTGAAATTTATATCCTGTTTCTTTTCGTTGATTTGTTCTTTTCCCCTCTAGAGGATTCGATTTATCTACCTTGTCGGGCAGGTGTATTGAGTGCGGATGTGTTTGCTCGATATTGCCGCCTTAGAGGTTAACAACGCAGTATATGGGACTGCAACAGAGACTAAAGCCTTGGAGAAGAAGTGCACACCCCAGCTGATTTGCGACAAGTAATTATATTTTCTCATGATTTCTTTATATCATCGCTGCGTCAAAAGAATGGACGATGCTCTGAAATGCGTGAAAAGCATAGTAAGTTTCTCGTTCTTGATTGGACATTTCTTCGGTAGAAAGATGGTATTGTGTTCTTTTAAAGGCATTCCAGGTTTTCTATGTTCTTGTTTGTGCACATGATTTTGACAGCCGCGTTATCTTGAAATATCGGGCAGTGGGTCACGGCATTCATCTCTGTAGGAATGTTGTTGACtttaaaattcttttgtttACATTCATTTTCGTTTcataaaattgatttctcatgAAAATTTCAGCTCGATCTCATGCCTCAGATACTATGCAGTGCATAAGCAAGTCTTTAATTGGTTCAACATAAACTCTGATAAGTTCGAACATCCATCAACCCCACGGCAGACTGAAGTTTGCCAAgctattttcaagaaattgtttGAGAACAATTGGCTTCTGAGAACACAGTGCAGCCGGTTTGAAAGTTTGGCAAGCTATTTACTTGTTCAACTTTACATATTCATTTGTACAAGTTGCTCACATTTTTTTAGTTGAACGATGTTTCTTTGTGACAGCTTTATTGTGATCCATGAGGTTATTTGTCCTACCCTATAAAAACTATGATTCTGCGCCGGTAGATCACAAGCCTTTGAATCCAACTGATAAATTGGTCCTAGGCGTAAGATACCACAGATACTCActaggttttaattttttaatttgtactATATGGGCCATGCTTGTATGAGAGGCCATCTACTATGTGTTGGAAAAAGGAttagaatacataaaataataataattattggaaatacattacaaaagattaaaaagtaaaaagaaatgtcTGAGGTGTGCAAACActatccttaaggataattccacCCCTCAAAGTACGAAACTCGGTGCGTAAGGCTTCAGCGGCTAttctcccaagatacaacagacctTCCTCTGTACTCCGCattgaatattagaaggaaacaaaataacttttgtgtataacccagcaaaaagaaaatgaaagatgtgAGAACATATTGTATCTACTAAgattgtggtttgaagtttaaattatatttaaacgagaaaaagagagagtcaTTAGGAGATTCTCATAAATTAAGTGGTTATTAAAAAGATGAccgttataaaataatgaaaagtttatgaaataataaatcaaaagttataaagccGTTAAACAACCATTATACAACAATTAGAAAGTTGTTATATAACCATTAAAAAGCCGTTACAAAAATGGTGACTTTCATGACAATCAtaatttcaaatgaatatttcaaaactactgaaatatctaacaatcccccacatatttaagaaagttttgacaataaaaatagaataatactGGGTTAATGGAGAGTAATGCATCAGAACTAGTGCTTGTTAGGCTATGAACCAATTctagaaagaatgaaatataattcacgaaatcattggtgaagtttgaaacttctatgaaccaatAATTccgttttgtgaattataattttcaccgTTCACATTACACTCTCATAAACTTTGTTGTTCAACGCAGTTTTGCACTAATAAACCGTGTGcgtgcttggtttattcataagtGTTTTAgagattttcgccaaaaattctcATAAAAGTGGCTCCACTCCACACTTATATAGGTGATTCCATCAAGTGTATATTGCAGATTAATACACCACCAATAATAgctatggaatttcattaagagcttagctcaacctctttttccttgcaatttTGCACTATTTTCACCTTAGGAgggacaataattttttttttttacagtgcactagatcaacaaatgacttgttattacccatatgaacctaattcataggatcgccaatcacataggttgggttactatcattgttgattttcttcaattggctTGTTCCATTCCCCTCAATGTATAGTCAGAGGATTGGCCAAAATTCATTTCTGACTTCATATAGTTAATGGACAAAATTCCATCATTAAGCAGCTACTTTACCACGTCATCCCTCAATCAGACGTGTCAATTTTTaccattgaaaattttatctttgcATGGTTATTGCCTCTTGGCAATCATGATGTATAAACACAAAatggggagaagtacactattagtaccataagttgtgtatgacgctcactttggtgccaaaagtttccgtcagattatttaagtgccaaatcggaggaaaaatgatcacttttatgCCATTGGCgagagattccggccaaaatgattacgtagcttttatatttataaaaaaaaaatcgataaagtcttgaaatgacgtcgttttccgtcctccttaagaaaatgatATCGTTTTGTTGTCCTAAGTGGATGGCCTCAAGAAAACGACGTCACACGActcatttggttttttttttttttgggattgaaattagggttttttttgtccaatcctcgcccaacgccggcCGTCGTCGCTCAACCACCATCGCTCGGCCTCCATTGTGGTAGCACCGTGTCCCAATCTCGGTAACATTTCACCAGCTTCAACGTCCTCAAATTCTTCAAGCCAGGACCGCGTTCAACAACTTCGAGTGGGCGTGGAGGGCGAGCCAGCGACGGCACACGAGGGAGCATTGGCCTCGGTTGCCAGAGCCTAGGTACTGGAAGACGCAGGCCAAACACTCGTTAGGGAGAttagagatggagagggagagatggggGCGGCACACTCATCGACAGTCTCCCCGAGCACCGGCCAGATCACGGCCTTTGACTTGGCCACCGAGTGGCCATTGTTGGGGTTGGGGTCAAAGCCGTGGCCGCCGAGCGCGGGGGCCATTGAGGACGACGATAGCCTATCGCCGGTggcttatctctctctctctctctctctctctctctctctctctctctctctctctctctctctctcacacacaatTTGGGGATTtggggttttgaattgggggagagacACCAAGCGACGTCGTTTTGTCGTTTAAATGCTGATTATACTCTCCagcgagccacatcagcttcaaaaattaataaaaaaaaagtgcaacgtcggatttccggccaatcaaatgggagttggcaccaaagtgagcgtttttcaaacattttggcacttaagtgatccgacagaaatttttggcactaaagtgagcgccatacccgacttatggcactaatagtgtacttattCCACACAAAatatgtcattttcccaaagGAATATATGCTAAGAGTTTTTCAACTACTCAACCTCATTTTCATATATGAGtttgagaagaatttttttcttttttctcaagaaCTTGAATAGGTCTCAATTTACCAAAGGAtagtaaatattttcttctccttcacccATTGAAGCTTAGGAGGATAAGGCAATTTTTTTACACATATATGCCTAGTAGCACTTGAGTCTACCACCCATAATTTCAATTAGCTACAATATTGGCATGGGAATGACTATAGCAATTATTTAGTCAAATCATCTACTTCAACCAAGTCGACTTTTGGTTAAGCAGGATTGTCATTTCCCCCATGATTTCATTCGACTGATTTTATGTCAAGCACTTCCACCAAGTGAACATATATTCATTAATGGATTATATTTCATCTGAATCCAAGATCCAGTTAACATCACCGTTTCCTTCTGATACAATGGGAAATGCACTATGTAAAATACAATAAACTTGACAATAGTCACCATTTAACAAAGTATTTCACAAAAGACATCAATCTTTTTCAATATAGATCTATGTTGGCTACAgatgccaaaaaaaatataaatttcatcTCCACAACAATCACTAAAGGAGATTCTCTTTCCCAATGCAATAGCCAATCAAGTCTCTaattatcatcatgcatgaaTGGACATTCAACATAAATTGGCAAAGTAAATATTCTTacaaagaacattttttttttaacatcatTACTGATGTCAATAGTACATGCTGCTCCAAAAATGTTAACCAAAACTCAAAAGGTTAGCAGAAAtccaaaatgaattaataatttcacaaaataactATAAGACTTCCTCTGAGTGTTATATATGAATCACCAAAAATGTCTCAACAATGCATACTCAATACAACACatgtaatcaatttaattatgtaATAAAATACTATTTAATAATTCTATCAAAAGTTGTGcgttaaaaaattcaatcattgCAAAAAAGACATTATAATCTTTAAACCATAAATTTGTGgctattataaaatataaacctctttggttgtttcaaGCATAAGTGTGAATCTAATAAATTCAGGATTAGAATCACGACAATCTTGACAAGAAAAATGTTTGGACTAAAACTTTAATAGTCATAAATATAATGCCAACAATGTTTTACACATGTAAAACACAAAGTAGACTTTAACTCTTTAAGCAACATTTAAATGACTGAAatgtgaaatataaaaatatcacaaAAGGTAGGATGCAAAAAGCATACTCACTAAATTGTCAATTACGCTAATTTAGCCAGAAAAGTAATTAATGGCAAATATTGGGGTGTATCATTAGTCAATTGAATAGTTGTCACCCAATTATTCTCTTAGCTTGTGCTTGCTAAATTGGGTCTCCATTCCCCTTCTATCAAGCACTCCACATCGTCAAGAAGGCAAGAATCTGCCACCATTCTAATGCTAGAGAAGTTCTATATGTGCGTGGATGAGAGAGAATTATCATATCTTCATGTATTTATCAAACATACACATTGTCATGCAGAAAATACCAACACATGTATGAGCATATACATAGATAGATGCCCACACTGCACTCTCATGCAAGCATGAATAAAGACATGCCACCAAATACCAACACAAGCTCGTGTCTACACTTACTTGAGCATATTGGCATGGACATCACCAACCAACTAATGATTGTATGCATTCTAGCATATTCCCAAGAATGATAGGAAACACAGTGAGAATACTGAAGAATTTTGTTCCAAAGGCAAATGACacctattttcaaaatctataagcAAAATAATATAAGGTAAAAAGTGCATAATTTTAGTGGTAAAACACAGAAATCCCACACAACAGCATCCATTGTTTCGCTGAAAACATTTATATATAACCTAGTCCAACATGGGCAAGCTCGATAAGATTCTATAGAGGTGGAGccaaagacaaattaaatagCAGATAAAAATAGTTATAAACTGGCTTCATGAATGTATAGTAAACAAAATTTAGCAGGAGAATAGGAAGAATTAAGGACAAATGGAAACTACTTTGAATAATAAAGGAGCGCCCCAATTTCCAATCCTAAATGGatgattattaaaataatcacgAACTTGAGAGAGAAAACACCTACATATGTCTGACTTTCTATTGGAAAAACAAGTATAGGTGAagccccaaaataaaaaatgaatatataaagAATTATTAGCccgatttctttccatttctattatggttttccttttctatttctttttaagtAGCCACACGGAATGACTATgccatttttaaagattttctacatATGTAATTTTGAAAAACTAGAAGCATCTTCCGTAAAAGTATAAGAGCACACATTTATGGAATATGTCTAAcaagatcaaatcaaatctaaagAGAACACACAAGCTTGTGAcgccaaatttcaaatattagaATGAAAGGATCTTCCACCTATGTGATGATGATTCCTCAAAATGTGGAAACAGCGCACCAAAATGGCAATTACACCCTTCAAGCATTAATTTAGAGTTTCCAAAAAACAACTTTACTTAAAACTCAATAACCTTACCAAAACGACCAAAAGCTATTTTGTGTTAATGCTTGATCTTGTCCCATGACAAACCACCCAAGAATATGTGAtacttgtccttcaccatctcCAAATCCTTGTTCAATTCCAAGGTCGGTGGAAGCACCAGCAATTCCAATTTTGAAAGCTATAAGGCaattatccttaagattgttgtAAAAAGGATtataatacataaaataataataattattgaaaatatattacgaaagattagaaaataaaaagaaatgtccGAGGCGTGCAAAcactgtccttaaggataattccgcccATCGAAGTACGAAACTCAGTGCGTAAGGCTTCAATGTAAGGCTTCAAtggctatcctcccaagatacaatagACATTCCTCTATACTCCGCattgaatattagaaggaaacataacaacttttgtgtataacccagcaaaaagaaaaggaaagatgtgAGAACATATTGTATCTACTAAgattgtggtttgaagtttaatttatatttaaacaagaaaaatagagTCGTTAGAAGATCGTCATAAAttaattggtaattaaaaagatgaccgttataaaataataaagagtttatgaagtaataaatcaaaagttataaagccATTAGACAACCATTATACAACTATTAGAAAGTCGTTATATGACCGTTAAAAAACCAttacaaaaatgatgactttcatGACAATCATTATTTCTAATATAAATATCTCAAAACCGCTAAAATATCTAACACCATGTACTTCAATGAACTGTGAATGGGGggcaatattaaaatatttaaataataaatcacgtaTACATCTAAAAGTTTAAtcttttagaatagttaaatTTCTACATGATATCAAAGTTGAAGGCCCTAAATTTAAATCTTTCTAGGCcccatttgcctccccaattaaatttacACGCTTAATAGTAGGCAAAAAACTAGACTAAATGTAAAGATGAGTATTATAATGTTTAACTAATAAACCAGACATTCATCCCATGCCTTCatcttaagcttttagaataagGTTGTGGTCCCACAAATTCCTACAGGCAAATTACTACTATCCAAGATGATATCACTGCTTAGCTAGTGTGCAGAAATTTAGGACTTGTTTTCAATATATAACATCAGCCATTCCCATTAGTCTCTTTCTTTAGCCCCTTGAACGTCTGTTTTGCTTCAGTGAGTTACGGAGAAATGATATGAAAGAAACAGATGCTGAAGCAATGATGCATGCTTTAAGTGACTTTAGGAAAGAGCgttaaaaaagtcttaaactttttacatttgtgccaatttagtcctaaacatttttacgttatgccaatttagtcatttccggccaattttggctagatttttcTGACTAGATATTGGGCTGCTGATGTGGCATGATCGGTGCTAACattgataacttttaataatatttaatttttttaatttttttaatttttttaatttttttattttttccttctcctccttcttcctctagccattGCCGAACCTCGGTGACTAGCCGAGGCGACggccggtgaggtcgaccttgacTTCATTGGCCATCTCACCGGTGGCCGTGAgagtcgagccttgcccatggcttgtgagggcgagccctcgccgggaatcgggcgagggcaagcctcaccaccCAAAGCACGAGGCCGCCTTTATGACCACCGGCGAGGTGGGCGGCAAGTTCGACCTTGACCTCACCCGTCGTCGCCTCTAGCTGGTCGCGAGGTCTGGTGACCGACTAGagaaagaaggaggagaagggaataataataataataataataataaagtgaCTTTAACATAATGTCCTGTTTTTAGGTGCAATTTATCTTAATGCTGCTTGTTTACAGGTCTGTTTGGCAACTCCGAGAATCCGCGATACAAAAACCACTTCTTGATTTTATATTAGAAcccaaattttatttcatgcataatattattttaattttttaatacaaaaaatttattattcaaGGCAaaaaatttttatcattatgtATAAAAATTATATCCACTTTTATCTCATCTcctcataattatttttatctagGCTATATCATTATTGTACCCGATTTTATCTATCTTGgataaaatcaaatattgaataaaataaattttattctatcaAAACTTTATGTGGGTCACCTATCATAgtctaatcatttttttaagggaaGCACCCAcgctctatttttttcttttgaagtcttAATCATGGACTGACCGAAAAAATGTCTTAATCATGGAAACTCCATTTAATCTTCATCCCACTAGACATCAAAATTAGCCGGCTAAAGAGGATACCTAATCAGCAGATTTGCCTGAATCATCGTTTCTGCTAAATCCATGAACTTAACCACGAAAGAGCAGACAAGAGAACAAAATCTCGATGGCAAAGTGCTTCAGCTTTGCAGCGACATGTGACCGATGGTTCCGCTTCTCCTTCTCCCGGGCGGGCCTGAAACCGACCACCACCGACCTCGGCGACGGCACGGTCGTGCACTGTTGGGTCCCCAAGACGTACAAACCCAACAAGCCCAACTTGCTCCTCTTGCACGGCCTCGGAGCCAACGCCATGTGGCAGTGGAACGACTTCATCCCGTCCTTCCTCGCCAGATTCAACGTGTACGTGCCTGATCTCCTGTTCTTCGGCGAATCCTACACGACCCGGCCCGAGCGGACCGAGCAGTTCCAGGCTCAGTGCATCGCAGGTAGGACTGTCGATTTTCTGACGCGACACGGTAGGCCATGACTCGAATTAGCATGTTGACCCGCTTTGCAGGAGTCTTGGAGGCTCAGGGAGTGAGGAAACTGAACGTGGTAGGGTTAAGTTACGGCGGGTTCGTGGCGTACAGCTTGGCGGCGCAGTTCCCGGAGATGGTGGAGAAGTTGGTTCTGTGCTGTGCAGGGGTGTGTATGGAGGAGAAGGACATGGAGGATGGGACGTTTCCGGTGAGCGAAAAAACATTACATGGACTCGTTCTATGAATGACAATCCCATTGCAAAAACTGCTTTGGAACTTATATGCTTTTTTTCGAAATTCAGTGCGTCTTACTGTTTCTTCATACTTGTGATAGTGGAACTGAGTCTTGGTACAATGTCGTCTCGGCAGGTGAAGAGCGTGGACGAGGCCCTGAGTTTTCTGATACCGCAGACTCCGGAGAAGATGAAGGAAATGCTCGAGGTCGTCTTTTACAAGCCGGTGACGAGAATGCCCACTTGCATCATGCAGGATTTCATTGATGTAAGTTGACGAAAAGTTCAAATTTCTCAGCTCCACGTTTGCATTTTTGCACATCGCCTCTGAATCTAAGTTTAGTTGATACCAAGTGTTCCGTTTTCATTTCCTTTGCGAAAGTAACTTGAGCACTTACTTTTCCTGATTCAAAATGGAAGTTTGTACAGTTAATCATCAGGTAATAGCTACATGAATGGGGAAGTAGATTCTTTACATGGCTCTCCTGTATTTATATGTAATTGACTAAGCCACTTCTTGACCAGATTGTGTAGTCTCGTCTCACATTTTTATTGCTCCAGATTACAAGTTATTGGGTGGATTACATTCTACAACTGAAGAATGCTTCTTTCCTTGTTTTAGTAGCTCTGGAGTGTTTGTTATGTTTATGGTGATGTTCAGTGAAAAAAATGTGCATAAATAAAAACGCCTCTGCTTTTAGAGAATAGAGTCATCACCATTCAGCATTCTGCAGTGGATTATCGCACCTTTGTTCCCTCTTACCCATATTTGAGGCCGAGGAATATTGCATTGGTGCGTTAAGTCCACGAATCCCTACTGTATGGAACATTCTGGACACTAGACAGAATGAATAAGTAGCTTGATCCTTGTGAACTGAGACTATACGAGACTAAACAGCTGCTTATCATACAATGTGCTAACTCTCACTGTCATCGATCCTGCATTAACTGTGCTGTTTCAACTGACTTATGAAAagctaaatatttaaatttcatatgataCTTCTTACGGGCAATCTGGGACAAGTTTATCTTGATCACTCAAGTTCTGTGGCATTTCAAGAAAGGTCACCACAATTGTCTGCAGGTTTTGTGGAAGGAGTACCTTCAAGAAAGGACAGAACTGGTCAATGCCTTGTGCAAAGATAGAAAGATGTCTAATCTTCCCAAAATAACTCAGGTTTCATTCTCTTGAAATCTCTGTCCTCTCTCGAACTCACGCAATTTACTCATTACATAGTCACATTGATTTTGTCGATATCTTCTCTCATCCTTGCCATCCTCTCAAGCCATTGATCTTTTGTGATGCAGCGAACACTGATAATCTGGGGGGAATATGATAAACTCTTTCCATTGGAATTGGGTCACAGATTAAAGAGGTTCCCCTTCTAAGCTTTGCTTTGGTTTTTCCACTATCTTCAGAAGCATGATTTTCTCTAACAAGAACTTGTATAAACAACATCTGGTTGAAAACAAATCTTCCGAACCATAATGTTCTTAATCATCTAAAACCActttaatttgaaaatcaattgctcATGCGCATCAAGTTACAGAGGATCTGTTTTTGCTCTATTGTAGATTTTCTTATGGGATAACTTGCTTCCTTTTTAATCAATCAACTGGACTTTG
Above is a window of Eucalyptus grandis isolate ANBG69807.140 chromosome 9, ASM1654582v1, whole genome shotgun sequence DNA encoding:
- the LOC104418300 gene encoding uncharacterized hydrolase YugF; its protein translation is MAKCFSFAATCDRWFRFSFSRAGLKPTTTDLGDGTVVHCWVPKTYKPNKPNLLLLHGLGANAMWQWNDFIPSFLARFNVYVPDLLFFGESYTTRPERTEQFQAQCIAGVLEAQGVRKLNVVGLSYGGFVAYSLAAQFPEMVEKLVLCCAGVCMEEKDMEDGTFPVKSVDEALSFLIPQTPEKMKEMLEVVFYKPVTRMPTCIMQDFIDVLWKEYLQERTELVNALCKDRKMSNLPKITQRTLIIWGEYDKLFPLELGHRLKRHLDENGQLVVVKDCGHAIIKENPKEMYKHIKAFLVDPLLSPKKVNQTSGQKVD